Proteins from a single region of Urocitellus parryii isolate mUroPar1 chromosome 4, mUroPar1.hap1, whole genome shotgun sequence:
- the Timm8b gene encoding mitochondrial import inner membrane translocase subunit Tim8 B: MAELGEADEAELQRLVAAEQQKAQFTAQVHHFMELCWDKCVEKPGNRLDSRTENCLSSCVDRFIDTTLAITSRFAQIVQKGGQ, from the exons ATGGCGGAGCTTGGGGAGGCGGACGAAGCGGAGTTACAGCGCCTGGTGGCCGCTGAACAGCAGAAAGCGCAGTTCACTGCACAG GTGCATCACTTCATGGAACTATGTTGGGATAAATGTGTGGAGAAGCCAGGGAATCGCCTAGACTCTCGAACTGAAAATTGTCTCTCTAGCTGTGTGGACCGCTTCATTGACACTACTCTTGCCATCACCAGTCGGTTTGCCCAGATTGTACAGAAAGGAGGGCAGTAG